The following are encoded in a window of Massilia sp. R2A-15 genomic DNA:
- the murU gene encoding N-acetylmuramate alpha-1-phosphate uridylyltransferase MurU gives MKAMIFAAGRGERMRPLTDACPKPLLKVRGRPLITWQVLNLVRAGITEIVINHAHLGHMIEEELGDGSKYGAKIVYSREETALETAGGIANALHLLGDEPFVAVSGDIYCPYFDFTQVKDVLHDKDMWGIPYPPDKRDVAWLYLTPNPWHNPDGDFAINMYSLSNEGSPKWNFAGIGVYRPEMFAGIAPGEHARFGPLMRKFIDLKQVGGEIYDGQWVNVGTIEQLEELNAPPAQRAAS, from the coding sequence ATGAAAGCCATGATTTTTGCCGCCGGGCGCGGCGAGCGCATGCGTCCGCTGACCGACGCCTGCCCGAAGCCGCTGCTGAAGGTGCGCGGGCGGCCCCTGATCACCTGGCAGGTGCTCAACCTGGTGCGCGCCGGGATCACCGAGATCGTCATCAACCACGCCCATCTCGGCCACATGATCGAGGAAGAGCTGGGCGACGGCAGCAAGTACGGCGCGAAGATCGTCTACTCGCGCGAGGAAACCGCGCTCGAGACCGCGGGCGGCATCGCCAACGCGCTGCACCTGCTGGGCGACGAGCCCTTCGTGGCGGTGTCGGGCGATATCTACTGTCCCTACTTCGACTTCACCCAGGTGAAAGATGTCCTGCACGACAAGGACATGTGGGGCATTCCCTACCCGCCCGACAAGCGCGACGTGGCCTGGCTGTACCTGACCCCGAACCCCTGGCATAACCCGGACGGCGACTTCGCCATCAACATGTATTCGCTGTCGAACGAAGGTTCGCCGAAATGGAACTTTGCCGGCATCGGCGTGTACCGGCCCGAGATGTTCGCCGGGATCGCCCCGGGCGAGCACGCCCGCTTCGGCCCGCTGATGCGCAAGTTCATCGACCTCAAGCAGGTCGGCGGCGAAATCTACGATGGCCAATGGGTCAACGTGGGCACCATCGAGCAGCTGGAGGAACTGAACGCGCCGCCGGCGCAAAGGGCCGCATCGTGA
- a CDS encoding aminoglycoside phosphotransferase family protein, translating to MSLLSSPTTATTSPDARLVQLNSWLDTLGLVRVDSRRPASSDASFRRYFRLDVLPELQDKLGATLIAMDAPPERENVPAFIHVAGLLLEAGVNVPAIVARDVPNGFLLLSDLGTTTYLARLDSDNAAFMYSDAVDALIKFQLTSQPGVLPDFDRAFVMREMNLFPEWFVGKHLGVTLSAAQQAQLDAVFEAIASNVLAQQQVFMHRDYHSRNLMFMDQNNPGVLDFQDAVYGPVTYDLGSLLRDAYIQWDEEIVLDWVVRYWQRAKQVGLPVNPDIDAFYRDFEFMALQRHLKILGIFCRLNYRDGKAIYMGDLPTVMDYVRKTANRYTALKPLVRLLDELEEKAPQVGYTF from the coding sequence ATGTCTTTATTGTCATCACCTACCACCGCAACGACCTCGCCCGACGCCCGCCTGGTTCAACTGAACAGCTGGCTCGACACGCTCGGACTGGTCCGGGTCGACAGCCGCCGCCCGGCTTCGTCCGACGCCAGCTTCCGGCGCTACTTCCGGCTCGACGTGCTGCCCGAGCTGCAGGACAAGCTGGGCGCGACCCTGATCGCGATGGACGCTCCGCCCGAGCGCGAGAACGTCCCGGCCTTCATCCACGTGGCCGGCCTGCTGCTGGAGGCCGGCGTCAACGTGCCGGCGATCGTCGCGCGCGACGTGCCGAACGGCTTCCTGCTGCTGTCGGACCTGGGCACCACCACTTACCTGGCGCGCCTCGATTCCGACAACGCCGCCTTCATGTACTCCGACGCGGTTGACGCGCTGATCAAGTTCCAGCTCACCAGCCAGCCTGGCGTGCTGCCGGACTTCGACCGCGCCTTCGTGATGCGCGAAATGAACCTGTTCCCCGAATGGTTCGTCGGCAAACACCTGGGCGTGACGCTGTCGGCCGCGCAGCAGGCCCAGCTCGACGCCGTGTTCGAGGCGATCGCCTCCAACGTGCTGGCGCAGCAGCAGGTGTTCATGCACCGCGACTACCACTCGCGCAACCTGATGTTCATGGACCAGAACAACCCGGGCGTGCTCGATTTCCAGGACGCCGTGTACGGGCCGGTCACCTACGACCTCGGCTCGCTGCTGCGCGACGCCTACATCCAGTGGGACGAAGAGATCGTGCTGGACTGGGTGGTGCGCTACTGGCAGCGCGCCAAGCAGGTCGGCCTGCCGGTCAATCCGGACATCGACGCGTTCTACCGCGACTTCGAATTCATGGCCCTGCAGCGCCACCTGAAAATCCTCGGCATCTTCTGCCGCCTGAACTACCGCGACGGCAAGGCGATCTACATGGGCGACCTGCCGACCGTGATGGATTACGTGCGCAAGACCGCCAACCGCTACACCGCCCTGAAACCGCTGGTGCGCCTGCTCGACGAGCTCGAGGAAAAGGCGCCGCAGGTTGGCTACACCTTCTGA